Proteins from one Mycolicibacter virginiensis genomic window:
- a CDS encoding TetR/AcrR family transcriptional regulator — MSASPRLPFARARNEAQRQDRLAQLTAATRELLTHSRATALTLGDVAAAAGLAKSGILRYAGSREALLLRVMHDEHLAWIDALNGELPHTAPATALAHTLAAHPVLCDLIAASPALIAKLSPDEMRVLASQANDAQRRLGAALHPSLPLSDNQLSALTAAVHAFTGTAWAWTNPDSPQPIVTDFESTVLRLLEIFIAGLESTS, encoded by the coding sequence GTGTCAGCATCCCCTCGCCTGCCGTTCGCCCGCGCCCGCAACGAGGCGCAGCGCCAAGACCGGTTGGCGCAGCTCACCGCCGCCACCCGCGAGCTGCTGACCCACTCCCGGGCCACCGCACTGACGCTCGGCGACGTCGCCGCGGCGGCCGGACTGGCGAAGTCGGGCATCCTGCGCTACGCCGGATCACGGGAGGCGCTGCTGCTGCGGGTAATGCATGACGAGCACCTGGCCTGGATCGACGCACTGAACGGCGAACTGCCGCACACCGCCCCGGCGACAGCCCTGGCTCACACGCTCGCCGCTCACCCCGTGCTGTGCGACCTCATCGCCGCCTCGCCCGCGCTGATCGCCAAGCTCAGCCCCGACGAGATGCGTGTCCTGGCGTCCCAGGCCAACGACGCACAACGACGCCTCGGTGCGGCGCTGCACCCCTCATTACCGCTCTCCGACAACCAGCTCAGCGCCCTGACCGCGGCAGTGCACGCCTTCACCGGCACCGCGTGGGCCTGGACGAACCCCGATTCGCCCCAACCGATCGTCACCGACTTCGAGTCGACCGTCCTACGGCTGCTGGAGATCTTCATCGCCGGGCTGGAGTCGACGAGCTGA
- the gdhA gene encoding NADP-specific glutamate dehydrogenase codes for MTELNPKLHDIYDEVLRRNPGEAEFHQAVFEVLSSLGPVVTKHPEYVDRAVIRRMCEPERQIIFRVPWLDDNGDVQINRGFRVEFNSALGPYKGGLRFHPSVYLGIIKFLGFEQIFKNSLTGLPIGGGKGGSDFDPKGRSDNEIMRFCQSFMTELYRHLGEYTDVPAGDIGVGGREIGYLFGQYKRITNRYESGVLTGKGLSWGGSQVRTEATGYGAVFFADEILKTSKDSFEGKRAVVSGSGNVAIYAIEKIHQLGGTVVAASDSSGYIVDEKGIDLELLKEIKEVKRERIEAYAKARGGATQFVSDGSIWDVACQIAVPSATQNELDGNHAATLARNGCKIVAEGANMPCTPEAVKLFGEAGVTVAPGKAANAGGVATSALEMQQNASRDSWSFEYTEQRLAAIMQSIHHRCLVTADEYGAPGNYVLGANIAGFIQVADAMTALGLI; via the coding sequence ATGACCGAACTGAATCCGAAGCTGCACGACATCTACGACGAGGTGCTGCGGCGCAACCCCGGTGAGGCCGAATTCCATCAGGCCGTTTTCGAGGTGCTCAGCAGCCTCGGCCCGGTGGTGACCAAGCACCCCGAGTACGTGGACCGCGCCGTCATCCGGCGGATGTGCGAGCCCGAGCGCCAGATCATCTTCCGGGTGCCGTGGCTGGACGACAACGGTGACGTGCAGATCAACCGGGGTTTCCGGGTGGAGTTCAACTCGGCCCTGGGCCCCTACAAGGGTGGCCTGCGGTTCCACCCCTCGGTCTACCTGGGAATCATCAAGTTCCTCGGCTTCGAGCAGATCTTCAAGAACTCCCTGACCGGCCTGCCCATCGGCGGCGGCAAGGGCGGGTCGGACTTCGACCCCAAGGGCCGCTCCGACAACGAGATCATGCGGTTCTGCCAGTCCTTCATGACTGAGCTCTACCGCCACCTGGGCGAGTACACCGACGTCCCGGCCGGTGACATCGGCGTCGGCGGCCGTGAGATCGGCTACCTGTTCGGCCAGTACAAGCGCATCACCAACCGCTACGAGTCGGGCGTGCTGACCGGCAAGGGCCTGAGCTGGGGCGGGTCGCAGGTCCGCACCGAGGCGACCGGTTACGGCGCGGTGTTCTTCGCCGACGAGATCCTCAAGACCTCCAAGGACTCCTTCGAGGGCAAGCGGGCCGTGGTGTCCGGTTCGGGCAACGTGGCCATCTACGCCATCGAGAAGATCCACCAGCTCGGCGGCACTGTGGTGGCCGCTTCGGACTCCAGCGGCTACATCGTCGATGAGAAGGGCATCGACTTGGAGCTGCTCAAGGAGATCAAAGAGGTCAAGCGCGAGCGGATCGAGGCCTACGCCAAGGCCCGCGGTGGGGCGACGCAGTTCGTCAGCGACGGCTCCATCTGGGACGTGGCCTGCCAGATCGCGGTGCCTTCGGCCACCCAGAACGAGCTCGACGGCAACCACGCCGCCACGCTGGCCCGCAACGGCTGCAAGATCGTCGCCGAGGGTGCCAACATGCCGTGCACCCCGGAGGCCGTCAAGCTGTTCGGCGAAGCCGGTGTGACCGTTGCCCCGGGCAAGGCGGCCAACGCCGGTGGTGTGGCCACCAGCGCGCTGGAGATGCAGCAGAACGCATCGCGGGACTCGTGGAGCTTCGAGTACACCGAGCAGCGCCTGGCCGCGATCATGCAGAGCATCCACCACCGCTGCCTGGTGACCGCCGACGAGTACGGCGCCCCCGGCAACTACGTGCTGGGTGCCAACATCGCCGGCTTCATCCAGGTCGCCGACGCGATGACGGCACTGGGCCTCATTTAG
- a CDS encoding SRPBCC family protein, with protein sequence MVHRYECVISSRTTAAPQTLFDLVADGARWSKWAAPLIPYSTWESLSPSGDSGVGAIRAVGRRKRPTREMVTIYEPPGRHGYTMLVDGPIRDYQAQVTFVEDAGGTQVTWRGRYETRWRAVGMAYWLVLRVVLGTLTRKLVAAAERKAV encoded by the coding sequence ATGGTTCACCGCTACGAATGCGTCATCTCGAGCCGGACAACGGCCGCGCCGCAGACCCTGTTCGATCTCGTCGCTGATGGCGCCCGCTGGTCGAAGTGGGCCGCGCCGTTGATCCCGTATTCGACCTGGGAGTCGTTGAGCCCGTCCGGCGATAGCGGCGTGGGCGCAATCCGGGCCGTCGGACGGCGCAAGCGGCCGACCCGCGAGATGGTGACCATCTACGAGCCGCCCGGCCGGCACGGCTACACCATGCTCGTCGATGGTCCGATCCGTGATTATCAGGCGCAGGTGACGTTCGTCGAGGACGCCGGCGGCACCCAGGTGACGTGGCGTGGTCGGTACGAGACGCGTTGGCGCGCCGTGGGTATGGCCTACTGGCTGGTCTTGCGAGTGGTGCTCGGAACGCTGACGCGCAAGCTGGTGGCCGCCGCCGAACGTAAGGCTGTCTAG
- a CDS encoding DUF732 domain-containing protein, whose product MNRILGAAVFVGSAAIALLGSAPAYADDASYLAALDANGVFKSGPPNARLSAGHRFCNQLRAGSTVDQVVNDYVRRPSFGGPSMVDDLTVNLRPVIDIAQHELCPDTLH is encoded by the coding sequence ATGAATCGGATTCTGGGTGCGGCCGTGTTCGTCGGGAGCGCCGCCATCGCCTTGCTCGGCAGCGCACCGGCCTACGCCGACGACGCCAGCTATCTCGCGGCACTCGACGCCAACGGCGTCTTCAAGTCCGGTCCGCCCAACGCTCGACTGTCGGCCGGCCACCGGTTCTGCAACCAACTGCGGGCCGGCTCCACTGTCGACCAGGTCGTCAACGATTACGTGCGTCGCCCGTCATTCGGTGGACCGTCCATGGTCGACGATCTGACCGTCAACCTGCGCCCGGTGATCGACATCGCGCAGCATGAACTGTGCCCTGACACCCTGCACTGA